One Luoshenia tenuis DNA window includes the following coding sequences:
- a CDS encoding NAD(P)-dependent oxidoreductase: MQWRIDLTDARMEALLTTMTRAGWQAAPFERDRQQTAQQYVFAPNSKGDAFVRALKSLPLGAAVYAGAPPQEGMEVIKARALQWHNMLEDECYALQNAALTAEGALALAIQSTPRTLRGMPVLLLGYGRIGQPLAAQLQALGARVHILIRDPVKREKARVAGFYALPDLLSLSQSQAIYPLTLNTAPAPVLDARHAHLFAAHSVWIELASSPGGLSDALAFPGKQISAPGLPGAVSPQSAGESIYDYLKRYAPLSPSNP; encoded by the coding sequence ATGCAATGGCGTATCGACTTAACCGACGCGCGGATGGAAGCGCTTTTAACGACCATGACCCGAGCCGGCTGGCAGGCGGCACCCTTTGAGCGGGACCGGCAGCAAACGGCGCAGCAATACGTGTTCGCCCCCAATTCCAAGGGGGATGCGTTTGTGCGGGCGCTAAAATCGTTGCCGCTGGGCGCAGCCGTTTACGCAGGCGCCCCGCCGCAGGAGGGAATGGAAGTGATCAAGGCGCGGGCGCTCCAATGGCATAACATGCTGGAGGACGAATGTTACGCGCTGCAAAACGCCGCGCTGACCGCAGAAGGCGCATTGGCCCTGGCCATCCAAAGCACGCCGCGTACCCTGCGCGGCATGCCGGTCCTGCTTTTGGGCTATGGGCGCATCGGCCAGCCGCTGGCAGCGCAGCTGCAGGCCCTGGGCGCACGGGTACATATCCTGATCCGCGATCCCGTAAAGCGGGAGAAGGCTCGCGTCGCTGGTTTTTATGCCCTGCCCGATCTGCTCTCCCTTTCCCAATCTCAGGCGATATATCCCCTGACCCTCAACACCGCCCCAGCGCCGGTGCTGGATGCGCGCCACGCGCACCTGTTCGCCGCACACAGTGTGTGGATCGAACTGGCCTCCAGCCCGGGCGGGCTTTCTGACGCGCTGGCCTTCCCCGGCAAACAGATATCCGCGCCCGGCCTGCCCGGCGCGGTCTCCCCGCAATCCGCCGGTGAAAGCATTTACGATTATCTGAAGCGGTACGCGCCCTTATCTCCCTCCAATCCTTAG
- a CDS encoding AraC family transcriptional regulator: MKYDIDKDLSQTIEFDEGFLSVKTIRFSTTKYSPVPFPSHWHFAFEAVVLLSGEIDYIVNGQHYKLMPGEGILINSNALHSSVCSETCESKILFFSPQIFRENHYIYHKYIERVTGSALAAVLIDGSQKWHHQLKDSMEQAFDACSLAEDGYELEVLRCLYTALQTLTKTLPLQPDMGRAIKQEHINTVKHMIDYIQNHYTDKIGVDDIAGAGAVCRSTCNNLFREILGQTPIEYLMCFRVEKGSEMLARGATVTESAMACGFNSVSYFSEVFKRIRGITPQKAKH, from the coding sequence GTGAAATATGATATTGATAAAGACTTGTCTCAAACAATTGAATTTGACGAAGGATTTCTATCGGTTAAAACGATAAGATTTAGTACAACGAAATATTCACCGGTACCCTTTCCAAGTCATTGGCACTTTGCTTTTGAGGCGGTGGTGCTGCTTAGCGGTGAGATCGATTATATTGTCAATGGCCAGCATTATAAACTTATGCCAGGGGAAGGGATATTGATTAATTCTAATGCACTGCACAGCAGTGTTTGCAGTGAGACGTGCGAATCTAAAATTTTATTTTTTAGTCCGCAGATTTTTAGGGAGAATCATTATATCTATCATAAATATATAGAACGGGTTACGGGTAGCGCGTTGGCTGCCGTATTGATTGATGGTAGCCAAAAGTGGCATCATCAACTTAAGGATAGTATGGAGCAAGCGTTTGATGCTTGTAGCCTTGCCGAGGATGGATATGAGCTGGAGGTGCTACGCTGCCTATATACTGCTTTGCAAACGCTGACGAAAACGCTACCACTACAGCCTGATATGGGGAGAGCCATAAAACAAGAGCATATCAATACGGTAAAACACATGATTGACTATATCCAGAATCATTATACTGACAAAATTGGTGTAGACGACATTGCTGGAGCTGGAGCGGTTTGCCGAAGTACTTGCAACAATTTATTTAGAGAGATATTAGGGCAAACGCCCATTGAATATCTGATGTGCTTTAGAGTGGAGAAAGGTAGCGAGATGTTAGCACGCGGTGCCACAGTAACAGAGAGCGCCATGGCCTGCGGCTTTAATAGCGTTAGCTATTTCTCGGAAGTATTTAAGCGGATACGAGGCATAACGCCACAAAAAGCCAAGCATTAA
- a CDS encoding dipicolinate synthase subunit B — translation MLYKTLGFALTGSYCTIERTLPEIENLVLSGATVVPILSENFATVDTRFGRAADWIEKIEKICGRRSIRTIVEAEPIGPKKMFDALIIAPCTSNTLAKIANGITDGPVTMACKAHLRSARPVVLAISTNDALSGSAKNIGQLLNTKHFYFVPFGQDDVAKKPNSLVSHTELILPTVEAALEGRQLQPLLAPYIG, via the coding sequence ATGTTGTACAAAACGCTGGGCTTTGCCCTTACCGGCTCTTACTGCACCATCGAGCGCACGCTACCTGAGATTGAAAACCTGGTGCTCAGCGGCGCTACCGTGGTCCCCATCCTGTCCGAGAACTTTGCCACAGTCGATACCCGCTTTGGCCGCGCAGCAGACTGGATCGAAAAAATCGAAAAAATCTGCGGCCGCCGTAGCATCCGCACCATCGTAGAGGCCGAGCCCATCGGCCCCAAAAAGATGTTTGACGCGCTGATCATTGCCCCCTGTACCAGCAACACCCTGGCCAAGATTGCAAACGGCATCACCGATGGCCCCGTCACGATGGCTTGCAAAGCGCACCTGCGCAGCGCTCGTCCGGTGGTGCTGGCCATCTCCACCAACGATGCGCTATCGGGCAGCGCCAAGAACATCGGCCAGCTGCTCAATACCAAACACTTCTACTTCGTTCCCTTTGGCCAGGACGATGTAGCCAAAAAGCCCAACTCCCTGGTCTCCCACACCGAGCTGATCCTCCCCACAGTAGAAGCGGCGTTGGAGGGGCGCCAGCTCCAGCCCCTGCTGGCGCCCTATATAGGATGA
- a CDS encoding LL-diaminopimelate aminotransferase → MRINTHYQDLEDSYLFSTIAKKVAQQSAEHPEQKIIRLGIGDVTLPLCPAVTDALHAAVDEMGNKETFHGYGPEQGYDFLREGIRGYYVQKGVVLEAGEVFISDGAKSDLGNILDLFDRDNTVLVPDPVYPVYVDTNVMAGRKILYCDATEQNGFLPPPPQEVEADIIYLCSPNNPTGAAYNREQLGAWVAYARAVGAVILYDAAYEAFIQDESLPRSIYEIEGAKQCAIEFCSLSKTAGFTGLRCGYTVVPLALCGGRLNAMWLRRQTTKFNGVPYIVQRAAAAVFTPEGLRQIEENLGYYRENARIMAQALREMGVWFTGGESSPYIFMKCPGGMDSWQYFDLLLKQAGVVGTPGEGFGKNGAGFFRLTAFGEREATKEAMARIRALHEKL, encoded by the coding sequence ATGCGGATTAATACCCATTATCAGGACCTGGAGGACAGCTATCTGTTTTCGACCATCGCCAAAAAGGTGGCCCAGCAGAGCGCGGAGCATCCCGAGCAAAAGATCATCCGCCTGGGGATCGGGGACGTTACCCTGCCGCTTTGCCCTGCCGTGACAGATGCGCTGCACGCGGCGGTGGATGAGATGGGCAACAAGGAGACCTTCCACGGCTATGGGCCGGAGCAGGGGTATGACTTCCTGCGGGAGGGCATCCGGGGCTATTACGTACAAAAGGGCGTGGTGCTGGAGGCGGGCGAGGTATTCATCTCCGACGGCGCCAAGAGCGACCTGGGCAATATCCTGGACTTGTTCGACAGGGACAATACCGTGCTGGTGCCCGACCCTGTATATCCGGTTTATGTGGATACCAATGTGATGGCCGGGCGAAAGATTTTATACTGCGATGCGACGGAACAAAATGGGTTTTTACCTCCGCCGCCGCAAGAGGTTGAGGCGGACATTATTTACCTTTGCTCGCCCAATAATCCCACGGGCGCGGCCTACAACCGGGAGCAGCTGGGCGCCTGGGTGGCTTATGCAAGAGCGGTTGGCGCGGTGATCCTGTACGATGCGGCATACGAGGCCTTTATTCAGGATGAATCGCTGCCCCGCAGCATTTACGAGATCGAAGGGGCCAAGCAATGCGCCATCGAGTTTTGCTCGCTCTCCAAGACGGCGGGCTTCACCGGGCTGCGCTGCGGCTATACGGTGGTGCCGCTGGCGCTTTGCGGCGGCAGGCTGAACGCCATGTGGCTGCGGCGCCAGACCACCAAATTTAACGGCGTGCCCTACATCGTGCAACGGGCGGCCGCGGCGGTATTCACGCCTGAGGGATTAAGACAGATTGAGGAAAACCTGGGCTATTACCGGGAGAACGCGCGCATCATGGCGCAGGCGCTGCGGGAGATGGGCGTATGGTTCACCGGCGGGGAGAGCTCGCCCTATATCTTCATGAAGTGCCCGGGCGGCATGGACTCCTGGCAGTATTTCGATCTGCTGCTTAAGCAGGCCGGTGTGGTAGGGACTCCGGGTGAGGGCTTTGGGAAAAACGGCGCGGGCTTTTTCCGCTTAACGGCTTTTGGAGAGCGGGAAGCCACGAAAGAGGCCATGGCGCGCATCCGCGCGCTGCATGAAAAGCTGTGA
- the nadE gene encoding NAD(+) synthase — protein MARDYAKELEARVAFIQSQLRDSGARGIVFGNSGGKDSALVGILCKKACDDVLGVMMPCQSKRNFGEDMQDGLAVARQFGIETTTVDLSDVKTALTDAIAPVGTVSDAASANIAPRLRMATLYAIAQSRGALVAGTGNRSERYVGYFTKWGDGGCDFNPIADLTVGEVYEFLAFLGAPENIIQKAPSAGLFEGQTDEGEMGMTYAAIDRYILSGQGEPQDVEKITRAHARSLHKLRMPATFGGMQDAD, from the coding sequence ATGGCGAGAGACTATGCAAAAGAGCTGGAAGCGCGGGTGGCCTTTATTCAAAGCCAGCTGCGCGATAGCGGGGCCAGGGGCATCGTATTTGGCAACAGCGGCGGCAAGGACAGCGCGCTGGTGGGCATCCTGTGCAAAAAGGCCTGTGATGACGTGCTGGGCGTGATGATGCCCTGCCAGTCGAAACGAAATTTTGGCGAGGACATGCAAGATGGCCTGGCCGTGGCCCGGCAGTTCGGCATTGAGACCACTACGGTGGATTTGAGCGATGTTAAGACCGCGCTGACCGATGCGATAGCCCCGGTGGGCACGGTGAGCGATGCGGCCAGCGCCAATATCGCCCCCAGGCTGCGGATGGCGACGCTGTACGCCATCGCCCAAAGCCGGGGCGCCCTGGTGGCCGGCACGGGCAACCGCTCGGAGCGGTACGTGGGCTACTTTACCAAGTGGGGCGACGGCGGGTGCGATTTTAACCCCATAGCGGATTTAACGGTGGGCGAGGTCTATGAATTTTTGGCCTTTTTGGGCGCGCCGGAGAATATCATTCAAAAGGCGCCCTCTGCAGGGCTGTTTGAAGGGCAGACCGACGAAGGCGAGATGGGTATGACCTATGCCGCTATTGACCGGTACATCCTTTCGGGCCAGGGAGAGCCGCAGGATGTAGAAAAGATCACCCGCGCGCATGCGCGCAGCCTGCATAAGCTGCGCATGCCCGCGACATTTGGAGGGATGCAGGATGCGGATTAA
- a CDS encoding ATPase has product MKGERHFFPGGNTVRGFYSYYAHAIRPGLDKRVIILKGGPGVGKSTLMRHVGDAFVKKGYDVEWMHCSSDPGSLDGVRIPKVGLALVDGTKPHIVDPVLPGAADGILNLGVALDEAGMAKHVREVEEIGEAISGCFAQAYRYLAAAAPLREDEEIILRGALDAGKINAVTAELLAGLDANSIAARPGKERRLFAGAVTPLGCIHYLNELGAQRVWRLEGPWAMPAQDILSRVRAGLLESGVDIEGFYCPMEPERIEHLLIPETGLLITTANSYQMMAQTPERVIDLEAALDREKLNTAVSRRLYNSQTFDSLIEQAAQSVTRAKGLHDDLEKIYIAHMDFARVTAMQQALLAQLDTLE; this is encoded by the coding sequence ATGAAAGGCGAACGGCACTTTTTCCCCGGTGGGAATACCGTCCGGGGATTTTACAGTTATTATGCCCATGCGATCCGGCCCGGGCTGGACAAACGGGTGATCATCCTTAAAGGTGGGCCGGGGGTGGGCAAATCCACCCTGATGCGGCATGTGGGAGACGCGTTTGTAAAAAAGGGCTATGATGTGGAATGGATGCATTGCTCCAGCGACCCGGGCAGTTTGGACGGCGTGCGCATACCGAAAGTAGGCTTGGCGCTGGTGGACGGCACCAAGCCCCATATTGTGGACCCCGTGCTGCCCGGCGCGGCGGACGGGATACTGAACCTGGGCGTGGCGCTGGACGAGGCGGGCATGGCGAAACATGTCAGAGAAGTGGAAGAGATCGGAGAGGCAATCTCGGGCTGTTTTGCCCAGGCCTATCGCTACCTAGCAGCAGCGGCGCCGCTGCGCGAGGATGAGGAGATCATCCTGCGCGGGGCGTTGGATGCCGGGAAGATCAATGCGGTCACGGCGGAGCTGTTGGCTGGGCTGGACGCCAACAGCATCGCCGCCCGGCCCGGCAAAGAGCGCAGGCTGTTTGCCGGCGCCGTTACGCCGCTTGGCTGCATCCATTACTTAAATGAGCTGGGGGCCCAGCGGGTCTGGCGCCTGGAGGGGCCCTGGGCCATGCCGGCGCAGGATATCCTGTCGAGGGTGCGCGCGGGGCTGCTGGAGAGCGGCGTGGATATCGAGGGCTTCTATTGCCCTATGGAACCGGAGCGCATCGAGCATCTGCTGATCCCTGAAACCGGGCTTTTGATTACCACGGCCAACAGCTACCAGATGATGGCCCAGACGCCCGAGCGGGTGATCGACCTGGAGGCCGCGCTGGACCGGGAAAAGCTGAACACCGCCGTTTCACGGCGGCTGTATAATAGCCAGACCTTTGACAGCCTGATCGAGCAGGCGGCCCAGTCCGTTACCCGGGCCAAAGGCCTGCATGACGATCTGGAGAAGATTTATATCGCCCATATGGACTTTGCGCGCGTCACCGCCATGCAGCAGGCATTGCTTGCGCAGCTGGATACGCTGGAGTAG
- a CDS encoding alpha/beta hydrolase: protein MVWAIAIAAVLALVYLGIGLVFARRAIDPPRRLYKDVLREELECGNLKDDTLLQLPFQQVSGQSVRGCPLVARLYRPKEKSARYVLFLHGYNYPYISALKYLPLFLERGINVLIPDHAGAGESGGRYATFGYFEQQDAVNWLGRIRGWARDEGFSAAQIGVMGESMGAATALLVAQKAKGLRFCIADCPYPSWMAILRYRARVEIGPWAVGFIPAARLWIYLLSGARVKKVDIAAHAGEIGMPAMIIHGEADDYIPWELSHRIVEANPAIAYHLIPGARHAQSIGRAPKAYREIVWQFLDQAGF from the coding sequence ATGGTCTGGGCAATCGCTATCGCGGCGGTATTGGCGCTGGTATATTTGGGGATCGGCCTGGTCTTTGCCCGCCGCGCCATCGATCCGCCGCGGCGGCTGTATAAGGATGTGCTGCGCGAAGAACTGGAGTGCGGCAACCTGAAAGACGATACGTTGTTACAGCTGCCCTTTCAGCAGGTCAGCGGGCAATCGGTTCGGGGCTGTCCGCTGGTGGCGCGCCTTTATCGGCCCAAAGAAAAGAGTGCTCGCTACGTACTGTTTTTACATGGGTACAACTATCCCTATATCAGCGCGCTGAAGTATCTGCCGCTTTTTTTGGAGCGGGGGATCAACGTGCTCATCCCCGACCATGCGGGCGCAGGGGAGAGCGGCGGGCGCTATGCCACCTTTGGCTATTTTGAGCAGCAGGATGCCGTCAACTGGTTAGGGCGCATCCGCGGCTGGGCCAGGGACGAGGGATTCTCCGCGGCGCAGATCGGCGTTATGGGCGAATCCATGGGCGCGGCCACGGCGCTGCTGGTGGCGCAAAAGGCTAAGGGCCTGCGGTTTTGCATTGCGGATTGCCCCTATCCATCCTGGATGGCGATTCTGCGCTACCGGGCGCGAGTGGAGATCGGCCCCTGGGCGGTGGGCTTTATCCCCGCCGCGCGGCTTTGGATCTACCTGCTTTCCGGTGCGCGGGTCAAAAAGGTGGATATCGCGGCCCACGCCGGAGAGATCGGCATGCCGGCCATGATCATCCACGGCGAGGCGGACGATTACATCCCCTGGGAGCTAAGCCATAGGATCGTTGAGGCCAACCCGGCCATTGCTTATCACCTGATCCCTGGGGCCAGGCATGCTCAGTCAATCGGCCGGGCGCCGAAGGCGTATCGGGAGATCGTGTGGCAGTTTTTGGATCAGGCCGGATTTTAA
- a CDS encoding helix-turn-helix domain-containing protein → MFINKTKDGLNNLCGKNIAKYRKSVKISQRQLADQMQVFGLDLDKNAIQRIEAGKRFVTDIELVAFSNVLKMSFEELLSS, encoded by the coding sequence ATGTTTATTAATAAGACAAAAGACGGATTAAATAACCTTTGCGGTAAAAATATCGCAAAATACAGAAAAAGCGTCAAAATTTCGCAGCGTCAGCTGGCCGACCAAATGCAGGTTTTCGGCCTGGACCTGGATAAAAACGCGATACAGCGCATCGAGGCCGGCAAAAGGTTTGTAACGGATATTGAATTGGTGGCCTTCTCCAACGTATTAAAGATGAGCTTTGAAGAGTTGCTCTCATCATAA